The following proteins are encoded in a genomic region of Herminiimonas arsenicoxydans:
- a CDS encoding Conserved hypothetical protein, putative membrane protein (Evidence 4 : Homologs of previously reported genes of unknown function), with product MISYIALKHLHITCAVLSISLFLLRGMLMLRQSLALQQRWLRITPHIVDTALLASAVAMVVWSQQYPFVQNWLTAKVIALIVYIGLGTIALKRGKTRAKRLRAFLAALAVFAYIIAVALSKQPFIVG from the coding sequence ATGATCAGCTATATCGCGCTCAAGCATCTGCACATCACTTGCGCTGTCTTGAGTATCAGTCTTTTTTTACTGCGGGGCATGCTGATGCTGCGTCAGTCACTGGCATTGCAGCAACGCTGGCTGAGAATTACCCCGCACATCGTGGACACTGCGCTGCTGGCAAGCGCAGTGGCGATGGTCGTATGGAGCCAGCAGTATCCGTTTGTACAAAACTGGCTGACCGCAAAAGTGATTGCACTGATTGTTTACATTGGCCTGGGCACGATTGCACTGAAACGCGGAAAAACCAGGGCAAAGCGATTGCGCGCCTTCCTTGCCGCCTTGGCTGTATTCGCCTACATCATTGCGGTCGCGCTCAGCAAACAGCCTTTCATCGTCGGCTGA
- a CDS encoding Conserved hypothetical protein, putative acetyltransferase (Evidence 4 : Homologs of previously reported genes of unknown function) encodes MNQRENESSIERYEWRNEDQLFGFVEYYVFGEICMITHTEVPPALAGQGYGSKVAAQAMEYVRNQGRQVVPICGFMVNYLRKHPQYLDLLTPESRRIFNIGNIE; translated from the coding sequence ATGAACCAGCGGGAAAACGAAAGCAGCATCGAACGTTACGAATGGCGGAATGAAGATCAGCTGTTCGGCTTTGTCGAGTATTACGTGTTCGGCGAGATCTGCATGATTACGCATACCGAAGTGCCTCCTGCTCTTGCCGGCCAGGGATATGGCTCCAAAGTTGCCGCTCAGGCGATGGAATATGTGCGCAACCAGGGCAGACAGGTGGTACCGATTTGCGGCTTTATGGTGAATTATCTACGCAAGCATCCACAATACCTTGATCTGCTTACGCCGGAAAGTCGGCGCATCTTCAATATTGGAAACATCGAATGA
- a CDS encoding conserved hypothetical protein; putative NTF2 domain (Evidence 4 : Homologs of previously reported genes of unknown function), with amino-acid sequence MENENTTVQLSKLTRQPDDCSRVLVAALESGDIETSVALYEPSAVLFKKSGETMTGLDAIRENNAGVIALKPKFTIEFITFTLSGDGTLATNRMKANLAFVKPDGTLVNTSVDTLEVLRRQADGSWRYIIDDPYGSMRAGMKQR; translated from the coding sequence ATGGAAAATGAAAATACGACTGTTCAACTGAGCAAGCTGACACGTCAACCGGACGATTGCAGCCGCGTGCTGGTTGCTGCGCTGGAGTCAGGCGATATTGAAACGTCGGTTGCATTGTATGAACCGAGTGCAGTCCTGTTCAAGAAGTCGGGCGAAACCATGACCGGTCTGGATGCGATACGCGAGAATAATGCCGGTGTGATCGCCTTGAAACCGAAATTCACGATCGAGTTCATCACTTTCACGCTCAGCGGCGACGGGACATTGGCGACCAATCGGATGAAGGCGAATCTGGCGTTTGTCAAACCGGATGGAACGCTGGTGAATACCAGCGTGGATACGCTGGAAGTATTGCGCAGGCAGGCGGATGGATCGTGGCGCTACATCATCGACGATCCCTACGGCAGTATGCGAGCAGGCATGAAACAGCGTTAG
- a CDS encoding conserved hypothetical protein (Evidence 4 : Homologs of previously reported genes of unknown function) produces the protein MKKITLLFLALLPFSAFAQQIDPCIGKGSAQEMSACAKEEYKKASTKLDSTYQALQAQMPAKDVAGIPYPAVKKQLKLAQQAWSGFVEQDCKTINIYNTGSVLQDVEYFSCMRLHAVHRTADLEQFLSRREKAK, from the coding sequence ATGAAAAAAATCACTTTGCTCTTTTTGGCCCTGCTTCCTTTTTCAGCCTTTGCCCAGCAGATCGATCCTTGTATCGGCAAGGGTTCGGCGCAGGAAATGAGCGCTTGCGCCAAAGAAGAATATAAAAAAGCCAGCACCAAACTCGATAGCACTTACCAGGCACTGCAAGCACAAATGCCAGCCAAGGACGTCGCCGGCATTCCTTATCCAGCCGTCAAAAAACAGTTGAAGCTCGCGCAGCAGGCCTGGAGCGGGTTCGTCGAGCAGGACTGCAAAACCATCAATATCTACAATACGGGCAGCGTCTTGCAGGATGTCGAATACTTCAGCTGCATGCGTCTGCATGCCGTGCATCGCACAGCAGACCTGGAACAGTTTCTGAGCCGCAGAGAAAAAGCCAAGTAA
- a CDS encoding putative ABC-2 type transport system, permease component (Evidence 3 : Function proposed based on presence of conserved amino acid motif, structural feature or limited homology; Product type pt : putative transporter), with the protein MNMNFYAIRAIYHFELARTWRTLMQSIAAPVISTSLYFVVFGAAIGARMVEVNGVSYGAFIVPGLIMMALMTESISNASFGIFMPKYAGTIYEVLSAPVSYVEIVIGYVGAAATKSIILGVLILATARLFVSFDIAHPVLMVAFLILTAVTFSLFGFIIGIWATGFEKLQIIPMLIVTPLAFLGGSFYSISMLPPVWQKIALINPVVYLISGFRWSFYGTSDVNVAISAGMTLVFLALCMTAVWWIFKTGYRLKM; encoded by the coding sequence TTGAACATGAATTTCTATGCAATCCGCGCCATCTATCATTTCGAGTTGGCACGTACCTGGCGCACGCTGATGCAAAGCATTGCTGCGCCGGTCATTTCCACTTCGCTGTATTTTGTCGTGTTCGGCGCCGCCATAGGCGCGCGCATGGTGGAAGTCAACGGCGTCAGTTACGGCGCCTTCATCGTGCCCGGTTTGATCATGATGGCACTGATGACAGAAAGTATTTCCAATGCCTCCTTCGGCATCTTCATGCCGAAATATGCGGGCACGATATACGAAGTACTGTCAGCGCCTGTCTCCTATGTGGAAATCGTGATCGGCTATGTCGGCGCGGCAGCGACCAAATCGATTATCCTCGGCGTGCTGATACTCGCTACTGCGCGGCTATTCGTTTCCTTCGATATCGCGCATCCGGTATTGATGGTCGCCTTCCTGATTCTGACTGCGGTGACCTTCAGCCTGTTCGGTTTCATTATCGGCATCTGGGCCACCGGTTTTGAAAAGCTGCAAATCATTCCCATGCTGATCGTGACGCCGCTGGCCTTCCTCGGCGGCAGCTTCTATTCGATCAGCATGTTGCCGCCCGTGTGGCAGAAAATTGCACTGATCAATCCGGTTGTCTATCTGATCAGCGGTTTTCGCTGGAGTTTTTACGGCACTTCGGATGTGAACGTTGCGATCAGTGCCGGCATGACGCTGGTATTTCTGGCTTTGTGCATGACGGCAGTATGGTGGATATTCAAGACGGGCTATCGGCTCAAGATGTAG
- a CDS encoding ABC transporter, ATP-binding protein (Evidence 2b : Function of strongly homologous gene; Product type t : transporter), protein MKPHPHYNLCHQIYCEAHLPSIISVRQLTKQYASGFQALKEINLDIRRGEIFALLGPNGAGKTTLINIICGIVNPSTGTVLADGHDIVRDYRAARSKIGLVPQELSTDAFETVWATVNFSRGIFGKPRNHAHIEKVLRSLFLWDKKDAKIFSLSGGMKRRVMIAKALSHEPQILFLDEPTAGVDVELRRDMWEMVRGLRASGVTIILTTHYIEEAEEMADRIGVIRKGEIILVEDKSALMTKLGKKQLHLQLQQTLQAIPDGLISQQLELSADGNELTYTFDAQSEQTGIAELLKKLDEHGIGFKDLQSSQSSLEDIFVNLVRT, encoded by the coding sequence TTGAAACCCCATCCGCACTACAATCTATGCCATCAGATTTATTGCGAGGCTCATTTGCCATCCATCATTTCAGTCAGACAGCTGACCAAACAATATGCGTCCGGCTTCCAGGCGCTCAAGGAAATCAATCTTGATATCCGGCGCGGTGAAATCTTCGCCCTGCTCGGCCCCAACGGCGCCGGCAAGACCACGCTGATCAATATCATTTGCGGCATCGTCAATCCAAGCACCGGCACCGTACTCGCCGATGGACATGACATCGTGCGTGACTATCGCGCTGCGCGCAGCAAGATCGGGCTGGTGCCGCAGGAATTGTCGACAGATGCATTTGAAACCGTTTGGGCCACCGTCAATTTCAGTCGCGGCATTTTCGGCAAACCGCGCAATCATGCACACATCGAAAAAGTGCTGCGTTCACTGTTCTTGTGGGACAAGAAAGACGCCAAAATCTTTTCCCTGTCCGGCGGCATGAAGCGACGCGTGATGATTGCCAAGGCTTTGTCGCATGAGCCGCAAATTCTGTTTCTCGATGAGCCGACTGCCGGCGTGGATGTGGAATTGCGCCGAGACATGTGGGAAATGGTGCGCGGCTTGCGTGCCAGCGGCGTGACCATCATTCTGACCACGCACTATATAGAAGAAGCCGAAGAGATGGCCGACCGTATCGGCGTGATCCGCAAAGGCGAAATCATACTGGTGGAAGACAAATCCGCATTGATGACCAAGCTTGGCAAAAAGCAGTTGCACCTGCAGTTGCAACAAACATTGCAGGCGATCCCGGACGGGCTCATATCGCAGCAGCTGGAACTTTCTGCCGATGGCAATGAGCTGACGTATACCTTCGATGCACAGAGCGAACAGACCGGCATTGCCGAACTGCTGAAGAAACTCGACGAACACGGTATAGGTTTCAAGGATCTGCAATCCAGCCAGAGTTCGCTGGAAGATATTTTCGTCAATCTGGTGAGGACTTGA
- a CDS encoding putative Metallo-beta-lactamase (Evidence 3 : Function proposed based on presence of conserved amino acid motif, structural feature or limited homology; Product type pe : putative enzyme) has translation MAIELFNDGKHICLMFSDLAEEDGESVQSNQFLIVQDGNGILLDPGGVLTYNELYMAMSKYFPPKKLKYVFASHADPDIIASLPRWLNGSETSLLISRIWSRFVPHFCPQGKTEGRIIALPDEGTLLPFGSTTFQILPAHFLHAEGNLQFYDPVSRILFSGDMGASMMQPDLAATAVTNFDQHLPFMRGFHTRYMVSNKVCRYWAAMVREVDPEWIVPQHGAPFKGKAMIARFLDWIETLDCGVDLMTRDMYVAPRSVNIKL, from the coding sequence ATGGCAATTGAACTGTTCAATGATGGCAAGCATATTTGCCTGATGTTTTCCGATCTGGCGGAAGAGGATGGCGAGTCGGTGCAGTCCAATCAGTTTTTGATCGTACAGGATGGCAACGGCATCCTGCTTGATCCGGGCGGCGTACTGACTTACAACGAACTCTACATGGCGATGAGTAAATATTTTCCGCCCAAGAAATTGAAATATGTCTTTGCCTCGCATGCAGATCCCGACATCATCGCTTCGCTGCCGCGCTGGTTGAACGGTTCCGAAACCAGTCTGCTGATTTCGCGTATCTGGTCGCGTTTTGTACCGCATTTCTGCCCGCAGGGAAAAACCGAAGGGCGCATCATCGCGCTGCCCGATGAAGGCACGCTGCTTCCTTTCGGTAGCACGACATTCCAGATTCTGCCGGCGCATTTTCTGCATGCTGAAGGCAATTTACAGTTTTACGACCCGGTCAGCCGCATCCTGTTTTCCGGCGATATGGGCGCTTCCATGATGCAGCCCGATCTGGCAGCGACAGCGGTGACAAATTTCGATCAGCATCTGCCCTTCATGCGCGGCTTTCACACGCGTTACATGGTCTCGAACAAGGTCTGCCGTTATTGGGCAGCCATGGTGCGCGAAGTCGATCCGGAATGGATAGTGCCGCAACATGGCGCGCCATTCAAAGGCAAGGCCATGATTGCGCGCTTTCTCGACTGGATAGAAACGCTGGATTGCGGCGTCGACCTGATGACCAGAGACATGTACGTCGCGCCGCGTTCCGTGAACATCAAGCTCTGA
- a CDS encoding Conserved hypothetical protein, putative permease of the drug/metabolite transporter (DMT) superfamily (Evidence 4 : Homologs of previously reported genes of unknown function) — protein MTQKITPSTALLLTIAPLMWAGNAIVGRSINALVPPLTLNFFRWSIAAIILLPFASWIFRRNSALWTHWRRFALLGLLGVGLYNSLQYLALKTSSPINVTLVAASMPVWMLMIGSMFFGVRVSAKQALGAVMSIAGVLLVLSRGELQQLLALRLVPGDILMILAAIIWSFYSWLLTLPKDPAQIRANWIAFLLAQVAFGAVWSGAFSAAEWTFADPHIVWGWSLIAALIFVAIGPAIIALRCWGLGVQRVGPTVAGFFSNLTPLFAALMSAAFLGETPHLYHGLAFLLIVGGIVVSSRH, from the coding sequence ATGACTCAAAAAATAACACCTTCGACTGCATTGCTGCTGACGATTGCGCCGCTGATGTGGGCAGGCAACGCAATCGTCGGACGTTCGATCAATGCGCTGGTGCCGCCGCTCACGCTGAATTTTTTCCGCTGGTCGATTGCAGCAATCATTCTGTTGCCATTTGCGAGCTGGATATTCCGTCGCAATAGCGCGCTATGGACGCACTGGCGCCGCTTTGCCCTGCTGGGTCTGCTGGGCGTCGGACTCTACAACTCGCTGCAATATCTGGCCTTGAAAACGTCGTCGCCCATCAATGTGACGCTGGTGGCGGCAAGCATGCCGGTCTGGATGCTGATGATAGGGTCGATGTTTTTCGGCGTACGGGTATCTGCAAAGCAAGCGCTGGGCGCGGTCATGTCGATTGCCGGCGTGCTGCTGGTGCTCAGTCGCGGCGAGCTGCAGCAACTGCTGGCCCTGCGTCTGGTGCCGGGCGATATTTTGATGATACTGGCGGCGATCATCTGGTCTTTTTACAGCTGGTTGCTGACGCTGCCGAAGGATCCGGCGCAGATTCGCGCCAACTGGATCGCCTTTTTGCTGGCCCAGGTTGCATTTGGCGCAGTGTGGTCAGGCGCATTTTCCGCTGCTGAATGGACGTTTGCCGATCCGCACATCGTGTGGGGCTGGTCCCTGATTGCGGCACTGATCTTTGTCGCCATCGGCCCGGCCATCATTGCCTTGCGATGCTGGGGGCTGGGCGTGCAACGCGTCGGGCCGACGGTCGCCGGTTTCTTCAGCAATCTGACGCCTTTGTTTGCGGCCTTGATGTCGGCTGCATTTCTGGGCGAAACACCGCATCTTTATCATGGACTTGCATTTCTGCTGATCGTAGGCGGCATCGTGGTGTCATCGCGCCACTGA
- a CDS encoding putative chaperone-modulator protein CbpM (Evidence 3 : Function proposed based on presence of conserved amino acid motif, structural feature or limited homology; Product type pr : putative regulator), with translation MTQTERTYLHVQVIDEDSNFTLLELCQACNASEELITALVVEGVLEPMGEQPQEWHFNGTALRRAQLAQHLAHDLELNTPGVALAIDLLEKIERLEAQLQHLGRY, from the coding sequence ATGACACAAACCGAGCGCACTTATCTGCACGTCCAAGTTATTGACGAAGACAGCAATTTCACCCTGCTGGAATTGTGTCAGGCCTGCAACGCATCAGAAGAGCTGATCACCGCTCTGGTTGTTGAAGGTGTGTTGGAGCCCATGGGTGAGCAGCCGCAAGAATGGCATTTCAACGGCACTGCGCTACGCCGCGCCCAACTGGCGCAACATCTGGCGCACGATCTGGAACTCAACACACCGGGGGTCGCACTCGCCATAGACCTGCTGGAAAAAATCGAGCGGCTGGAGGCGCAGCTCCAGCATCTCGGTCGTTACTAA
- the cbpA1 gene encoding curved DNA-binding protein (Evidence 2b : Function of strongly homologous gene; PubMedId : 8302830, 7997164, 7601860, 15184371; Product type f : factor): MKFKDYYEILGVKRDATQDEIKSAYRKLARKYHPDVSKEANAEARFKEMGEAYKVLKDPEQRASYDQLGANWKNGQDFQPPPNADAGFEFSGRGAHAGFGDGSDFSDYFEQLFGQQRGWGRGQQRARHEQGEDHHAKVQIDLEDAYRGAKRSISLRMPTVDEHGHVVTKERTLSVNIPKGIRAGQTLRLAGQGGPGIGEGKAGDLYLEIVFRPHPRYRVDGRDVYVDLPLAPWEAALGASIAVPTPEGSVELTIPPNSSAGRKLRLKGKGIPGKEAGDLYVVLNIALPPADTESARQAYRTLQQAFDFNPRNV; this comes from the coding sequence ATGAAATTCAAGGACTATTACGAAATTCTCGGCGTCAAACGCGATGCGACGCAAGACGAAATCAAGAGCGCCTACCGCAAGCTGGCACGCAAATATCATCCGGATGTCAGCAAGGAAGCGAATGCTGAAGCGCGCTTCAAGGAAATGGGCGAAGCCTACAAGGTCTTGAAGGACCCGGAACAACGCGCCTCCTATGATCAGCTCGGCGCCAACTGGAAGAATGGTCAGGATTTCCAGCCGCCGCCGAATGCCGATGCAGGTTTCGAATTCAGCGGCCGCGGTGCGCACGCAGGCTTCGGCGATGGATCGGATTTCAGCGATTATTTCGAGCAGTTGTTCGGCCAGCAAAGAGGCTGGGGCCGTGGACAGCAGCGCGCGCGCCATGAGCAAGGGGAAGATCATCATGCCAAGGTGCAGATCGATCTGGAAGATGCGTACCGCGGTGCGAAACGCAGCATCTCGCTCCGCATGCCGACGGTTGATGAGCATGGTCATGTCGTCACCAAAGAGCGCACGCTCAGCGTCAATATTCCGAAAGGCATACGCGCCGGACAAACCTTGCGCCTGGCCGGCCAGGGCGGGCCAGGCATAGGTGAAGGCAAAGCCGGCGACCTGTATCTGGAAATCGTGTTCCGTCCGCATCCGCGTTACCGCGTAGACGGGCGCGATGTCTATGTGGATCTGCCGCTTGCGCCGTGGGAAGCCGCACTGGGCGCCAGCATCGCAGTCCCGACACCGGAAGGATCGGTAGAACTGACCATCCCGCCAAACTCCTCGGCCGGGCGCAAGCTGCGCTTGAAAGGCAAAGGCATTCCGGGCAAGGAAGCCGGCGATCTGTATGTGGTGCTCAACATTGCGCTACCACCTGCGGACACTGAATCGGCCAGACAGGCTTATCGTACGCTGCAACAGGCCTTCGATTTCAATCCACGCAACGTCTAG
- a CDS encoding conserved hypothetical protein, putative membrane protein (Evidence 4 : Homologs of previously reported genes of unknown function), with the protein MSRHYHSEHHRNDRIGWLRASVLGANDGIISTACLMLGVAAANADRSELLVAGVAALVAGAMSMAAGEYVSVSSQSDTEQADLERERVELRDQPAAEQRELASIYTARGVAPELAMQVAQQLMAHDALSAHARDELGIHDTSAAQPVQAAIASALTFSAGAALPLVTALIAPPSMLIASLTATSLLFLIALGMLAAKAGGAPLLRAAVRVGFWGALAMGVTAGIGKLFGTVV; encoded by the coding sequence ATGTCACGTCACTATCACTCCGAACATCACCGCAATGACCGCATCGGCTGGTTGCGTGCTTCCGTACTCGGCGCAAACGATGGCATCATTTCCACGGCCTGCCTGATGCTGGGCGTGGCAGCGGCCAATGCAGATCGCAGTGAATTGCTGGTCGCAGGTGTGGCGGCGCTGGTAGCCGGCGCCATGTCGATGGCGGCCGGCGAATATGTTTCCGTCAGTTCGCAATCGGATACGGAACAGGCGGATCTGGAACGCGAGCGTGTGGAATTGCGCGATCAGCCTGCTGCCGAACAGCGTGAGCTGGCATCGATTTATACCGCACGCGGCGTCGCACCGGAGCTGGCCATGCAAGTCGCGCAACAATTGATGGCCCATGACGCGCTCAGTGCGCATGCAAGGGACGAACTCGGCATTCATGACACTTCCGCAGCGCAACCGGTGCAGGCTGCCATCGCCTCCGCCCTTACTTTCTCTGCCGGTGCTGCATTGCCGCTAGTGACTGCCCTGATCGCACCGCCCTCCATGCTGATCGCGTCACTGACGGCTACTTCACTGCTGTTTCTGATCGCACTGGGCATGCTGGCAGCAAAAGCCGGTGGCGCCCCTCTGCTGCGTGCCGCTGTGCGCGTCGGATTCTGGGGCGCACTGGCAATGGGGGTCACGGCAGGCATAGGCAAGCTATTCGGCACCGTGGTTTAA